The Chelonoidis abingdonii isolate Lonesome George chromosome 9, CheloAbing_2.0, whole genome shotgun sequence genome has a segment encoding these proteins:
- the CCPG1 gene encoding cell cycle progression protein 1 isoform X2, with translation MSENSSDSDSSGGWTVINHEGSDIETVTSENGGTNSNLESVSEEYAALVEEEEQPFDMRAECSKDDVVSMVETSHAALEETQAVPEVKEERLPDHSSCIGAISDDSDIVTLETPKVEEIGTREETAIVDEQAQGSDDFNMGSSSSSQYTFCQPETEGWWEKLRTIPECVRGWADDLKEHVSGSLPFQVFPPQPSDDESSSDETSNRSSPTLRRRRAKKRLVSNSESEGGAPNEQETEPPKEQQQKRQFSSGLNRCIILALVIAISMGFGHFYGTIQIQKRQQLVEKTHEDELNGMKDDLYQCQREQGVKADYKVGSLKQDLATCLISTEVEKKSFESQKKSLTAENQHLRESLEREEKALDLLQEELRKLREQIRNVEDKGTSTESVVIENKKLKVHLEEEKQKIHNFLKQKETLFAEAQMLRRELDKERHITEALREELEQLSSHQTSDNPDTDITLRKNEEIETLRGRLIELEKKLNFEQQRSDLWEKLYVEVKDQIEKQETNEKGQERDGKGTSKTKKKSKESFFGSVKETFDAMKNSTKEFVRHHKEKIKQAKEAVKENLKKFSDSVKSTFRHFKDTTKNIFDEKKSGAKRYEANKKGKTVYREYNTHENPSKHTHRRGPSMKKEFREGRKERSTHFTFEKDTNSQKCINNPECNRKRHSVLKGCSGIFECAHQEFISLFNKVLDPIRAEEFNQLMQKYLQQEVDSFHHWRELENFINKFFHNGIFIHDQMLFTDFVSDVKHYLEDMKAYQSDHEGMFEDLDKYIYRYYFHYDNTPQYGPSRPAKRPAFTQSESSRPEKHTQKQHQRNKREGKWHKHSRTNGRHMANLEIELGQLPFDPKY, from the exons ATGGAGGAACAAATAGTAATCTTGAGTCTGTGTCAGAAGAATATGCTGCTTTGGTGGAGGAAGAAGAGCAACCATTTGATATGAGAG CTGAATGCAGCAAAGATGATGTGGTGTCAATGGTAGAAACTTCTCATGCTGCCTTGGAGGAAACCCAAGCAGTTCCTGAG GTAAAGGAAGAAAGATTGCCTGATCACAGTTCCTGTATTGGGGCTATTAGTGATGATTCTGACATTGTTACCCTTGAAACACCTAAAGTAGAAGAAATTGGAACGCGGGAAGAAACTGCAATAGTTGATGAGCAAGCTCAAGGTTCAGATGATTTTAACATGGGTTCTTCCTCCAGCAGCCAGTACACATTCTGTCAACCAGAAACTG AaggttggtgggagaagctgagGACAATTCCAGAATGTGTAAGGGGATGGGCTGATGACCTGAAAGAGCATGTGTCTGGCAGCCTTCCTTTCCAAG TTTTTCCACCTCAGCCCAGTGATGATGAATCAAGTAGTGACGAAACAAGCAATCGATCCAGTCCCACACTGAGAAGACGGCGTGCAAAGAAGAGGCTTGTCTCGAACTCTGAATCTGAGGGCGGAGCACCTAATGAACAGGAAACTGAACCTCCCAAAGAACAGCAACAGAAACGCCAATTCAGTAGTGGCCTGAACAGATGCATTATACTAGCTTTGGTGATAGCAATCAGCATGGGATTTGGACACTTCTATG GTACAATTCAGATCCAAAAACGTCAACAATTGGTAGAAAAGACACATGAAGATGAACTAAATGGTATGAAAGATGACCTTTACCAGTGCCAAAGAGAGCAAGGAGTTAAAGCAGACTATAAGGTGGGG tcACTAAAACAAGACCTTGCAACATGTCTGATCTCTactgaggtagaaaagaaatcATTTGAATCTCAGAAAAAAAGTCTTACGGCAGAAAACCAGCACTTAAGGGAATctctggagagggaagaaaaagctTTGGACTTGCTGCAGGAAGAGTTAAGGAAACTGAGAGAACAAATTAGAAACGTAGAAGATAAAGGTACTAGTACAGAGTCAGTTGTCATTGAAAATAAAAAACTTAAGGTACATTTGGAAGAGGAAAAGCAAAAAATTCACAACTTCCTTAAgcaaaaggaaacactttttgCAGAAGCACAAATGTTGAGGAGAGAACTAGACAAAGAACGTCATATAACTGAAGCTCTAAGAGAAGAACTGGAGCAGTTAAGTTCTCATCAGACATCCGACAACCCAGACACTGACATTACATTGAGGAAGAATGAAGAAATAGAAACTTTGCGGGGAAGACTAATAGAGCTGGAAAAGAAGCTAAACTTTGAACAACAACGCTCTGATTTGTGGGAAAAACTGTATGTTGAAGTGAAGGACCAAATCGAAAAACAGGAAACTAATGAAAAAGGACAAGAGAGAGATGGTAAAGGAACAAGTAAGACCAAAAAGAAGTCCAAAGAATCATTTTTTGGCTCAGTTAAAGAAACTTTTGATGCTATGAAGAATTCCACAAAGGAGTTTGTAAGACAccataaagaaaaaattaaacaggCTAAAGAAGCAGTGAAAGAAAACCTGAAAAAATTCTCTGATTCTGTGAAGTCCACATTCAGACACTTCAAAGACACAACTAAAAACATCTTTGATGAAAAGAAGTCTGGTGCTAAAAGATATGAGGCAAACAAAAAAGGTAAAACAGTTTATCGGGAATATAATACTCATGAGAATCCTTCTAAGCATACACACCGTAGAGGGCCTAGTATGAAAAAAGAattcagagaaggaagaaaagaaagatcGACTCACTTTACATTTGAAAAAGATACTAATTCACAGAAATGCATCAATAACCCAGAATGTAACAGAAAACGTCACTCTGTCCTAAAGGGCTGTTCTGGTATTTTTGAATGCGCTCATCAGGAATTTATTAGCCTGTTTAACAAAGTACTGGACCCTATTAGGGCTGAAGAATTTAATCAgttaatgcaaaaatatttgcagCAAGAAGTAGACAGTTTCCATCACTGGAGAGAACTAGAGAATTTCATCAATAAGTTTTTCCATAATGGGATCTTTATACATGACCAGATGCTGTTCACGGACTTTGTTAGTGATGTTAAGCATTATCTTGAGGACATGAAGGCGTACCAAAGTGACCATGAAGGGATGTTTGAGGATTTGGATAAATACATCTACAGATACTACTTTCATTATGATAATACACCTCAGTATGGACCCAG TCGACCTGCTAAAAGGCCTGCTTTCACACAATCTGAAAGTTCCAGACCTGAAAAACACACTCAGAAGCAACACCAACGTAATAAGAGAGAAGGTAAATGGCATAAACACAGTCGCACTAATGGAAGACACATGGCAAATCTTGAAATAGAATTGGGGCAATTACCCTTTGATCCAAAATATTAA
- the CCPG1 gene encoding cell cycle progression protein 1 isoform X4, with the protein MSENSSDSDSSGGWTVINHEGSDIETVTSENGGTNSNLESVSEEYAALVEEEEQPFDMRAECSKDDVVSMVETSHAALEETQAVPEVKEERLPDHSSCIGAISDDSDIVTLETPKVEEIGTREETAIVDEQAQGSDDFNMGSSSSSQYTFCQPETEGWWEKLRTIPECVRGWADDLKEHVSGSLPFQVFPPQPSDDESSSDETSNRSSPTLRRRRAKKRLVSNSESEGGAPNEQETEPPKEQQQKRQFSSGLNRCIILALVIAISMGFGHFYGKREGTIQIQKRQQLVEKTHEDELNGMKDDLYQCQREQGVKADYKVGSLKQDLATCLISTEVEKKSFESQKKSLTAENQHLRESLEREEKALDLLQEELRKLREQIRNVEDKGTSTESVVIENKKLKVHLEEEKQKIHNFLKQKETLFAEAQMLRRELDKERHITEALREELEQLSSHQTSDNPDTDITLRKNEEIETLRGRLIELEKKLNFEQQRSDLWEKLYVEVKDQIEKQETNEKGQERDGKGTSKTKKKSKESFFGSVKETFDAMKNSTKEFVRHHKEKIKQAKEAVKENLKKFSDSVKSTFRHFKDTTKNIFDEKKSGAKRYEANKKGKTVYREYNTHENPSKHTHRRGPSMKKEFREGRKERSTHFTFEKDTNSQKCINNPECNRKRHSVLKGCSGIFECAHQEFISLFNKVLDPIRAEEFNQLMQKYLQQEVDSFHHWRELENFINKFFHNGIFIHDQMLFTDFVSDVKHYLEDMKAYQSDHEGMFEDLDKYIYRYYFHYDNTPQYGPSRPAKRPAFTQSESSRPEKHTQKQHQRNKREEPVDL; encoded by the exons ATGGAGGAACAAATAGTAATCTTGAGTCTGTGTCAGAAGAATATGCTGCTTTGGTGGAGGAAGAAGAGCAACCATTTGATATGAGAG CTGAATGCAGCAAAGATGATGTGGTGTCAATGGTAGAAACTTCTCATGCTGCCTTGGAGGAAACCCAAGCAGTTCCTGAG GTAAAGGAAGAAAGATTGCCTGATCACAGTTCCTGTATTGGGGCTATTAGTGATGATTCTGACATTGTTACCCTTGAAACACCTAAAGTAGAAGAAATTGGAACGCGGGAAGAAACTGCAATAGTTGATGAGCAAGCTCAAGGTTCAGATGATTTTAACATGGGTTCTTCCTCCAGCAGCCAGTACACATTCTGTCAACCAGAAACTG AaggttggtgggagaagctgagGACAATTCCAGAATGTGTAAGGGGATGGGCTGATGACCTGAAAGAGCATGTGTCTGGCAGCCTTCCTTTCCAAG TTTTTCCACCTCAGCCCAGTGATGATGAATCAAGTAGTGACGAAACAAGCAATCGATCCAGTCCCACACTGAGAAGACGGCGTGCAAAGAAGAGGCTTGTCTCGAACTCTGAATCTGAGGGCGGAGCACCTAATGAACAGGAAACTGAACCTCCCAAAGAACAGCAACAGAAACGCCAATTCAGTAGTGGCCTGAACAGATGCATTATACTAGCTTTGGTGATAGCAATCAGCATGGGATTTGGACACTTCTATG GTAAACGTGAAG GTACAATTCAGATCCAAAAACGTCAACAATTGGTAGAAAAGACACATGAAGATGAACTAAATGGTATGAAAGATGACCTTTACCAGTGCCAAAGAGAGCAAGGAGTTAAAGCAGACTATAAGGTGGGG tcACTAAAACAAGACCTTGCAACATGTCTGATCTCTactgaggtagaaaagaaatcATTTGAATCTCAGAAAAAAAGTCTTACGGCAGAAAACCAGCACTTAAGGGAATctctggagagggaagaaaaagctTTGGACTTGCTGCAGGAAGAGTTAAGGAAACTGAGAGAACAAATTAGAAACGTAGAAGATAAAGGTACTAGTACAGAGTCAGTTGTCATTGAAAATAAAAAACTTAAGGTACATTTGGAAGAGGAAAAGCAAAAAATTCACAACTTCCTTAAgcaaaaggaaacactttttgCAGAAGCACAAATGTTGAGGAGAGAACTAGACAAAGAACGTCATATAACTGAAGCTCTAAGAGAAGAACTGGAGCAGTTAAGTTCTCATCAGACATCCGACAACCCAGACACTGACATTACATTGAGGAAGAATGAAGAAATAGAAACTTTGCGGGGAAGACTAATAGAGCTGGAAAAGAAGCTAAACTTTGAACAACAACGCTCTGATTTGTGGGAAAAACTGTATGTTGAAGTGAAGGACCAAATCGAAAAACAGGAAACTAATGAAAAAGGACAAGAGAGAGATGGTAAAGGAACAAGTAAGACCAAAAAGAAGTCCAAAGAATCATTTTTTGGCTCAGTTAAAGAAACTTTTGATGCTATGAAGAATTCCACAAAGGAGTTTGTAAGACAccataaagaaaaaattaaacaggCTAAAGAAGCAGTGAAAGAAAACCTGAAAAAATTCTCTGATTCTGTGAAGTCCACATTCAGACACTTCAAAGACACAACTAAAAACATCTTTGATGAAAAGAAGTCTGGTGCTAAAAGATATGAGGCAAACAAAAAAGGTAAAACAGTTTATCGGGAATATAATACTCATGAGAATCCTTCTAAGCATACACACCGTAGAGGGCCTAGTATGAAAAAAGAattcagagaaggaagaaaagaaagatcGACTCACTTTACATTTGAAAAAGATACTAATTCACAGAAATGCATCAATAACCCAGAATGTAACAGAAAACGTCACTCTGTCCTAAAGGGCTGTTCTGGTATTTTTGAATGCGCTCATCAGGAATTTATTAGCCTGTTTAACAAAGTACTGGACCCTATTAGGGCTGAAGAATTTAATCAgttaatgcaaaaatatttgcagCAAGAAGTAGACAGTTTCCATCACTGGAGAGAACTAGAGAATTTCATCAATAAGTTTTTCCATAATGGGATCTTTATACATGACCAGATGCTGTTCACGGACTTTGTTAGTGATGTTAAGCATTATCTTGAGGACATGAAGGCGTACCAAAGTGACCATGAAGGGATGTTTGAGGATTTGGATAAATACATCTACAGATACTACTTTCATTATGATAATACACCTCAGTATGGACCCAG TCGACCTGCTAAAAGGCCTGCTTTCACACAATCTGAAAGTTCCAGACCTGAAAAACACACTCAGAAGCAACACCAACGTAATAAGAGAGAAG AGCCTGTTGACTTATGA
- the CCPG1 gene encoding cell cycle progression protein 1 isoform X1: MSENSSDSDSSGGWTVINHEGSDIETVTSENGGTNSNLESVSEEYAALVEEEEQPFDMRAECSKDDVVSMVETSHAALEETQAVPEVKEERLPDHSSCIGAISDDSDIVTLETPKVEEIGTREETAIVDEQAQGSDDFNMGSSSSSQYTFCQPETEGWWEKLRTIPECVRGWADDLKEHVSGSLPFQVFPPQPSDDESSSDETSNRSSPTLRRRRAKKRLVSNSESEGGAPNEQETEPPKEQQQKRQFSSGLNRCIILALVIAISMGFGHFYGKREGTIQIQKRQQLVEKTHEDELNGMKDDLYQCQREQGVKADYKVGSLKQDLATCLISTEVEKKSFESQKKSLTAENQHLRESLEREEKALDLLQEELRKLREQIRNVEDKGTSTESVVIENKKLKVHLEEEKQKIHNFLKQKETLFAEAQMLRRELDKERHITEALREELEQLSSHQTSDNPDTDITLRKNEEIETLRGRLIELEKKLNFEQQRSDLWEKLYVEVKDQIEKQETNEKGQERDGKGTSKTKKKSKESFFGSVKETFDAMKNSTKEFVRHHKEKIKQAKEAVKENLKKFSDSVKSTFRHFKDTTKNIFDEKKSGAKRYEANKKGKTVYREYNTHENPSKHTHRRGPSMKKEFREGRKERSTHFTFEKDTNSQKCINNPECNRKRHSVLKGCSGIFECAHQEFISLFNKVLDPIRAEEFNQLMQKYLQQEVDSFHHWRELENFINKFFHNGIFIHDQMLFTDFVSDVKHYLEDMKAYQSDHEGMFEDLDKYIYRYYFHYDNTPQYGPSRPAKRPAFTQSESSRPEKHTQKQHQRNKREGKWHKHSRTNGRHMANLEIELGQLPFDPKY, translated from the exons ATGGAGGAACAAATAGTAATCTTGAGTCTGTGTCAGAAGAATATGCTGCTTTGGTGGAGGAAGAAGAGCAACCATTTGATATGAGAG CTGAATGCAGCAAAGATGATGTGGTGTCAATGGTAGAAACTTCTCATGCTGCCTTGGAGGAAACCCAAGCAGTTCCTGAG GTAAAGGAAGAAAGATTGCCTGATCACAGTTCCTGTATTGGGGCTATTAGTGATGATTCTGACATTGTTACCCTTGAAACACCTAAAGTAGAAGAAATTGGAACGCGGGAAGAAACTGCAATAGTTGATGAGCAAGCTCAAGGTTCAGATGATTTTAACATGGGTTCTTCCTCCAGCAGCCAGTACACATTCTGTCAACCAGAAACTG AaggttggtgggagaagctgagGACAATTCCAGAATGTGTAAGGGGATGGGCTGATGACCTGAAAGAGCATGTGTCTGGCAGCCTTCCTTTCCAAG TTTTTCCACCTCAGCCCAGTGATGATGAATCAAGTAGTGACGAAACAAGCAATCGATCCAGTCCCACACTGAGAAGACGGCGTGCAAAGAAGAGGCTTGTCTCGAACTCTGAATCTGAGGGCGGAGCACCTAATGAACAGGAAACTGAACCTCCCAAAGAACAGCAACAGAAACGCCAATTCAGTAGTGGCCTGAACAGATGCATTATACTAGCTTTGGTGATAGCAATCAGCATGGGATTTGGACACTTCTATG GTAAACGTGAAG GTACAATTCAGATCCAAAAACGTCAACAATTGGTAGAAAAGACACATGAAGATGAACTAAATGGTATGAAAGATGACCTTTACCAGTGCCAAAGAGAGCAAGGAGTTAAAGCAGACTATAAGGTGGGG tcACTAAAACAAGACCTTGCAACATGTCTGATCTCTactgaggtagaaaagaaatcATTTGAATCTCAGAAAAAAAGTCTTACGGCAGAAAACCAGCACTTAAGGGAATctctggagagggaagaaaaagctTTGGACTTGCTGCAGGAAGAGTTAAGGAAACTGAGAGAACAAATTAGAAACGTAGAAGATAAAGGTACTAGTACAGAGTCAGTTGTCATTGAAAATAAAAAACTTAAGGTACATTTGGAAGAGGAAAAGCAAAAAATTCACAACTTCCTTAAgcaaaaggaaacactttttgCAGAAGCACAAATGTTGAGGAGAGAACTAGACAAAGAACGTCATATAACTGAAGCTCTAAGAGAAGAACTGGAGCAGTTAAGTTCTCATCAGACATCCGACAACCCAGACACTGACATTACATTGAGGAAGAATGAAGAAATAGAAACTTTGCGGGGAAGACTAATAGAGCTGGAAAAGAAGCTAAACTTTGAACAACAACGCTCTGATTTGTGGGAAAAACTGTATGTTGAAGTGAAGGACCAAATCGAAAAACAGGAAACTAATGAAAAAGGACAAGAGAGAGATGGTAAAGGAACAAGTAAGACCAAAAAGAAGTCCAAAGAATCATTTTTTGGCTCAGTTAAAGAAACTTTTGATGCTATGAAGAATTCCACAAAGGAGTTTGTAAGACAccataaagaaaaaattaaacaggCTAAAGAAGCAGTGAAAGAAAACCTGAAAAAATTCTCTGATTCTGTGAAGTCCACATTCAGACACTTCAAAGACACAACTAAAAACATCTTTGATGAAAAGAAGTCTGGTGCTAAAAGATATGAGGCAAACAAAAAAGGTAAAACAGTTTATCGGGAATATAATACTCATGAGAATCCTTCTAAGCATACACACCGTAGAGGGCCTAGTATGAAAAAAGAattcagagaaggaagaaaagaaagatcGACTCACTTTACATTTGAAAAAGATACTAATTCACAGAAATGCATCAATAACCCAGAATGTAACAGAAAACGTCACTCTGTCCTAAAGGGCTGTTCTGGTATTTTTGAATGCGCTCATCAGGAATTTATTAGCCTGTTTAACAAAGTACTGGACCCTATTAGGGCTGAAGAATTTAATCAgttaatgcaaaaatatttgcagCAAGAAGTAGACAGTTTCCATCACTGGAGAGAACTAGAGAATTTCATCAATAAGTTTTTCCATAATGGGATCTTTATACATGACCAGATGCTGTTCACGGACTTTGTTAGTGATGTTAAGCATTATCTTGAGGACATGAAGGCGTACCAAAGTGACCATGAAGGGATGTTTGAGGATTTGGATAAATACATCTACAGATACTACTTTCATTATGATAATACACCTCAGTATGGACCCAG TCGACCTGCTAAAAGGCCTGCTTTCACACAATCTGAAAGTTCCAGACCTGAAAAACACACTCAGAAGCAACACCAACGTAATAAGAGAGAAGGTAAATGGCATAAACACAGTCGCACTAATGGAAGACACATGGCAAATCTTGAAATAGAATTGGGGCAATTACCCTTTGATCCAAAATATTAA
- the CCPG1 gene encoding cell cycle progression protein 1 isoform X5, with protein sequence MSENSSDSDSSGGWTVINHEGSDIETVTSENGGTNSNLESVSEEYAALVEEEEQPFDMRAECSKDDVVSMVETSHAALEETQAVPEVKEERLPDHSSCIGAISDDSDIVTLETPKVEEIGTREETAIVDEQAQGSDDFNMGSSSSSQYTFCQPETVFPPQPSDDESSSDETSNRSSPTLRRRRAKKRLVSNSESEGGAPNEQETEPPKEQQQKRQFSSGLNRCIILALVIAISMGFGHFYGTIQIQKRQQLVEKTHEDELNGMKDDLYQCQREQGVKADYKVGSLKQDLATCLISTEVEKKSFESQKKSLTAENQHLRESLEREEKALDLLQEELRKLREQIRNVEDKGTSTESVVIENKKLKVHLEEEKQKIHNFLKQKETLFAEAQMLRRELDKERHITEALREELEQLSSHQTSDNPDTDITLRKNEEIETLRGRLIELEKKLNFEQQRSDLWEKLYVEVKDQIEKQETNEKGQERDGKGTSKTKKKSKESFFGSVKETFDAMKNSTKEFVRHHKEKIKQAKEAVKENLKKFSDSVKSTFRHFKDTTKNIFDEKKSGAKRYEANKKGKTVYREYNTHENPSKHTHRRGPSMKKEFREGRKERSTHFTFEKDTNSQKCINNPECNRKRHSVLKGCSGIFECAHQEFISLFNKVLDPIRAEEFNQLMQKYLQQEVDSFHHWRELENFINKFFHNGIFIHDQMLFTDFVSDVKHYLEDMKAYQSDHEGMFEDLDKYIYRYYFHYDNTPQYGPSRPAKRPAFTQSESSRPEKHTQKQHQRNKREGKWHKHSRTNGRHMANLEIELGQLPFDPKY encoded by the exons ATGGAGGAACAAATAGTAATCTTGAGTCTGTGTCAGAAGAATATGCTGCTTTGGTGGAGGAAGAAGAGCAACCATTTGATATGAGAG CTGAATGCAGCAAAGATGATGTGGTGTCAATGGTAGAAACTTCTCATGCTGCCTTGGAGGAAACCCAAGCAGTTCCTGAG GTAAAGGAAGAAAGATTGCCTGATCACAGTTCCTGTATTGGGGCTATTAGTGATGATTCTGACATTGTTACCCTTGAAACACCTAAAGTAGAAGAAATTGGAACGCGGGAAGAAACTGCAATAGTTGATGAGCAAGCTCAAGGTTCAGATGATTTTAACATGGGTTCTTCCTCCAGCAGCCAGTACACATTCTGTCAACCAGAAACTG TTTTTCCACCTCAGCCCAGTGATGATGAATCAAGTAGTGACGAAACAAGCAATCGATCCAGTCCCACACTGAGAAGACGGCGTGCAAAGAAGAGGCTTGTCTCGAACTCTGAATCTGAGGGCGGAGCACCTAATGAACAGGAAACTGAACCTCCCAAAGAACAGCAACAGAAACGCCAATTCAGTAGTGGCCTGAACAGATGCATTATACTAGCTTTGGTGATAGCAATCAGCATGGGATTTGGACACTTCTATG GTACAATTCAGATCCAAAAACGTCAACAATTGGTAGAAAAGACACATGAAGATGAACTAAATGGTATGAAAGATGACCTTTACCAGTGCCAAAGAGAGCAAGGAGTTAAAGCAGACTATAAGGTGGGG tcACTAAAACAAGACCTTGCAACATGTCTGATCTCTactgaggtagaaaagaaatcATTTGAATCTCAGAAAAAAAGTCTTACGGCAGAAAACCAGCACTTAAGGGAATctctggagagggaagaaaaagctTTGGACTTGCTGCAGGAAGAGTTAAGGAAACTGAGAGAACAAATTAGAAACGTAGAAGATAAAGGTACTAGTACAGAGTCAGTTGTCATTGAAAATAAAAAACTTAAGGTACATTTGGAAGAGGAAAAGCAAAAAATTCACAACTTCCTTAAgcaaaaggaaacactttttgCAGAAGCACAAATGTTGAGGAGAGAACTAGACAAAGAACGTCATATAACTGAAGCTCTAAGAGAAGAACTGGAGCAGTTAAGTTCTCATCAGACATCCGACAACCCAGACACTGACATTACATTGAGGAAGAATGAAGAAATAGAAACTTTGCGGGGAAGACTAATAGAGCTGGAAAAGAAGCTAAACTTTGAACAACAACGCTCTGATTTGTGGGAAAAACTGTATGTTGAAGTGAAGGACCAAATCGAAAAACAGGAAACTAATGAAAAAGGACAAGAGAGAGATGGTAAAGGAACAAGTAAGACCAAAAAGAAGTCCAAAGAATCATTTTTTGGCTCAGTTAAAGAAACTTTTGATGCTATGAAGAATTCCACAAAGGAGTTTGTAAGACAccataaagaaaaaattaaacaggCTAAAGAAGCAGTGAAAGAAAACCTGAAAAAATTCTCTGATTCTGTGAAGTCCACATTCAGACACTTCAAAGACACAACTAAAAACATCTTTGATGAAAAGAAGTCTGGTGCTAAAAGATATGAGGCAAACAAAAAAGGTAAAACAGTTTATCGGGAATATAATACTCATGAGAATCCTTCTAAGCATACACACCGTAGAGGGCCTAGTATGAAAAAAGAattcagagaaggaagaaaagaaagatcGACTCACTTTACATTTGAAAAAGATACTAATTCACAGAAATGCATCAATAACCCAGAATGTAACAGAAAACGTCACTCTGTCCTAAAGGGCTGTTCTGGTATTTTTGAATGCGCTCATCAGGAATTTATTAGCCTGTTTAACAAAGTACTGGACCCTATTAGGGCTGAAGAATTTAATCAgttaatgcaaaaatatttgcagCAAGAAGTAGACAGTTTCCATCACTGGAGAGAACTAGAGAATTTCATCAATAAGTTTTTCCATAATGGGATCTTTATACATGACCAGATGCTGTTCACGGACTTTGTTAGTGATGTTAAGCATTATCTTGAGGACATGAAGGCGTACCAAAGTGACCATGAAGGGATGTTTGAGGATTTGGATAAATACATCTACAGATACTACTTTCATTATGATAATACACCTCAGTATGGACCCAG TCGACCTGCTAAAAGGCCTGCTTTCACACAATCTGAAAGTTCCAGACCTGAAAAACACACTCAGAAGCAACACCAACGTAATAAGAGAGAAGGTAAATGGCATAAACACAGTCGCACTAATGGAAGACACATGGCAAATCTTGAAATAGAATTGGGGCAATTACCCTTTGATCCAAAATATTAA